A portion of the Streptomyces sp. YPW6 genome contains these proteins:
- a CDS encoding phosphatase PAP2 family protein, with the protein MPHATAPPATGHRPRWWTELPLIAVVYALYSAGRLLVRGDVSTAVDHGLAILRLEQALYLNAEEPLNRLFTSTPSLGIPADFAYASLHYLVTPAVLVWMFRRRSAAYRAARVWLMNSTLLGLVGFTLMPTCPPRLLDASHGFVDTMAQYSAYGWWGEGASAPRGLSGMTNQYAAMPSLHVGWSLWCGILLWRHGRHPLIRAAGIAYPLITTIVVMGTANHYFLDAVAGAAVMGLGALLVKPVVRFADGVKARLAGVLPGRLPGGRKRGGASTVAASIPATVSPDVSTGCKTSTGERIPGQRTTSADPPGTAVGGPAVGTAADADASDDAPAAAL; encoded by the coding sequence ATGCCGCACGCCACCGCGCCGCCCGCGACCGGCCACCGGCCCCGCTGGTGGACGGAGCTGCCACTGATCGCGGTGGTGTACGCGCTGTACTCCGCGGGCCGCCTCCTGGTGCGCGGCGACGTGTCGACGGCGGTCGACCACGGACTGGCGATCCTCCGGCTCGAACAGGCGCTGTACCTCAACGCCGAGGAGCCGCTGAACCGTCTCTTCACGAGCACCCCGTCCCTCGGCATACCCGCCGACTTCGCCTACGCGTCCCTGCACTACCTGGTCACCCCGGCCGTCCTCGTCTGGATGTTCCGGCGCAGGTCGGCGGCGTACCGGGCGGCCCGGGTCTGGCTGATGAACTCCACGCTGCTGGGGCTCGTCGGCTTCACGCTGATGCCGACCTGCCCGCCCCGGCTGCTGGACGCGAGCCACGGCTTCGTCGACACGATGGCGCAGTACAGCGCCTACGGCTGGTGGGGCGAGGGGGCGAGCGCGCCGCGCGGCCTGAGCGGGATGACCAACCAGTACGCGGCGATGCCGAGCCTGCACGTCGGCTGGTCGCTGTGGTGCGGCATCCTGCTGTGGCGGCACGGCCGCCACCCCCTGATACGGGCGGCGGGGATCGCCTATCCGCTGATCACCACGATCGTCGTGATGGGCACCGCCAACCACTACTTCCTGGACGCCGTCGCGGGCGCGGCCGTGATGGGTCTCGGGGCCCTGCTGGTGAAGCCCGTCGTCCGGTTCGCCGACGGGGTCAAGGCACGGCTGGCCGGCGTCCTGCCGGGCCGCCTCCCCGGCGGCCGGAAGCGGGGCGGCGCGAGCACCGTCGCCGCGTCGATTCCGGCAACCGTGTCCCCGGATGTCAGTACCGGGTGCAAGACTTCCACGGGTGAGCGCATCCCCGGCCAGCGGACCACCTCCGCAGATCCCCCCGGCACGGCAGTCGGCGGCCCGGCAGTCGGAACCGCCGCCGACGCGGACGCGAGCGACGACGCTCCGGCAGCGGCTCTCTGA
- a CDS encoding histidine phosphatase family protein, producing MAPRILLARHGQTQWSVRGNHTGRTDIPLLDGGREGAKLLGERLHRAPWAGLPGVEVRTSPLVRAAETCELAGFGERAEPWDALMEWDYGAYEGLTPAEIKADRPDWLIWRDGVPGGESVAAVTARADEIVAWARSADRDVLVFAHGHILRALGARWLGEDLSFGARIRLEPTSLSVLGWAYGLPAVERWNDTGHLDR from the coding sequence ATGGCACCGCGCATCCTGCTCGCCCGGCACGGCCAGACCCAGTGGTCGGTCCGGGGCAACCACACCGGCAGGACGGACATCCCGCTGCTGGACGGCGGGCGCGAGGGCGCGAAGCTGCTCGGCGAGCGGCTGCACCGGGCGCCCTGGGCGGGGCTGCCCGGCGTCGAGGTCCGCACCAGCCCGCTGGTCCGGGCCGCCGAGACCTGCGAACTCGCCGGGTTCGGGGAGCGGGCGGAGCCGTGGGACGCCCTGATGGAGTGGGACTACGGGGCGTACGAGGGGCTGACCCCGGCCGAGATCAAGGCGGACCGGCCCGACTGGCTGATCTGGCGCGACGGGGTGCCGGGCGGGGAGTCCGTCGCCGCCGTCACCGCCCGCGCGGACGAGATCGTCGCCTGGGCGCGGTCGGCGGACCGGGACGTGCTGGTCTTCGCCCACGGCCACATCCTCCGGGCGCTGGGGGCGCGGTGGCTGGGGGAGGACCTGTCCTTCGGTGCGCGCATCCGCCTGGAGCCGACGTCGTTGTCGGTCCTGGGCTGGGCGTACGGCCTGCCGGCCGTGGAGCGCTGGAACGACACGGGCCACCTGGACCGCTGA
- a CDS encoding tetratricopeptide repeat protein, which yields MASTGAVPNLAFRQLRGQRSAGEFAAAVRRAAREIGEQVACDARYIGRVESGEIRCPNYAYERVFRHMFPGASLTDLGFSARESVRGRGARVVSEPPPTDASRAVPPGPAPSHRDTDTDDIPEESDVLRRVFMTSGTATVAAASLGLGGAPASAARVSLPTQRRVGEAEVSAVEKAVRQIRLLDDRHGADGLYRRAAQPLRAAYELLDAGSTARRSTSDRLHTGAGELAISVGWLAHDSGRFDDARSHYAEALATARLAGDAGLEAHAFCNTSFLARDAGRPREAVRAAEAGLRAARTLGSPRLLALLALREAGGRAGLGDRTGCDRAIGRARAAFERGPAAGDPEWMSFFREAELELLEAQCWSALGDWSRAARHGRRAVVLQDAHFTRNLALYRAQLTGDLARAGRADEAAVTGHQVLDLLTRVQSSRIRGMLAGAARVLGPRTGATEVSSFLTRHAAGASGA from the coding sequence ATGGCGTCGACAGGGGCAGTTCCCAACCTCGCCTTCCGTCAGCTGCGCGGACAGCGCTCCGCCGGGGAGTTCGCGGCGGCCGTCCGCAGGGCGGCCCGGGAGATCGGCGAGCAGGTCGCGTGCGACGCCCGGTACATCGGGCGCGTGGAGTCCGGGGAGATCCGCTGCCCCAACTACGCCTACGAGCGCGTCTTCCGGCACATGTTCCCCGGGGCTTCCCTGACCGACCTGGGGTTCTCGGCCCGCGAGAGCGTACGGGGGCGGGGCGCCCGGGTCGTGTCCGAGCCCCCGCCCACGGACGCGTCCCGGGCCGTCCCACCGGGGCCCGCCCCCTCGCACCGCGACACCGATACCGACGACATCCCCGAGGAGAGCGACGTGCTGCGTCGCGTGTTCATGACGAGCGGAACCGCCACGGTGGCGGCCGCTTCCCTGGGTCTCGGCGGGGCGCCCGCCTCCGCCGCCCGGGTCTCCCTGCCCACGCAGCGCCGGGTCGGCGAGGCGGAGGTGAGCGCCGTCGAGAAGGCGGTGCGGCAGATCCGGCTGCTGGACGACCGGCACGGCGCCGACGGCCTCTACCGGCGGGCCGCGCAGCCGCTGCGCGCGGCGTACGAGCTGCTGGACGCCGGGAGCACCGCACGGCGATCCACCTCGGACCGGCTGCACACCGGCGCGGGCGAGCTGGCCATCTCGGTGGGATGGCTGGCCCATGACTCCGGCCGCTTCGACGACGCCCGCTCGCACTACGCGGAGGCGCTGGCCACGGCGCGGCTGGCGGGGGACGCGGGCCTGGAGGCGCACGCGTTCTGCAACACGTCGTTCCTGGCCCGGGACGCGGGACGGCCGCGCGAGGCGGTCCGGGCGGCGGAGGCCGGTCTGCGGGCCGCCCGCACGCTGGGGTCGCCCCGGCTGCTGGCGCTGCTGGCACTCCGGGAGGCGGGCGGCCGGGCGGGGCTCGGCGACCGTACGGGGTGCGACCGGGCGATCGGGCGGGCGCGGGCGGCGTTCGAGCGGGGGCCCGCGGCGGGCGATCCGGAGTGGATGAGCTTCTTCCGGGAGGCGGAGCTGGAACTGCTGGAGGCGCAGTGCTGGTCGGCGCTGGGCGACTGGTCCCGGGCGGCGCGGCACGGACGGCGGGCGGTCGTGCTCCAGGACGCGCACTTCACCCGCAACCTCGCGCTGTACCGGGCCCAGCTCACGGGTGACCTGGCCCGCGCGGGCCGGGCGGACGAGGCGGCGGTGACGGGGCACCAGGTGCTGGATCTGCTGACCCGGGTGCAGTCGTCGCGGATCCGGGGGATGCTGGCGGGCGCGGCCCGGGTGCTGGGCCCCCGGACGGGGGCGACGGAGGTGTCGTCCTTCCTGACCCGCCACGCGGCCGGCGCTTCCGGCGCGTAG
- a CDS encoding spermidine synthase gives MARRGTPGRGKGKGADKAAAKGAAPQGRQGSGRGGRAEREAVSRPVGGGVAELIPDRERPHGWTLLIDDAPQSHVDLDDPTHLAFAYQRRLGHIIDLAAPPLQPLHVLHLGGGAFTLARYTAATRPRSTQQIVELDAPLVQFVRDHLPLDPQARVRVRAADAREGLGRFPDGWADLVIADVFGGARTPAHLTSAEFLGEVRRVLKPGGRYAANLADGPPLAHLRGQVATAAAVFPELALAADPVVWRGRRFGNAVLLASALPLPVAEFTRRVAGDPHPGRVEHGRALTDFTGGAAVVTDAAAKPSPAPPPSVFENP, from the coding sequence GTGGCACGTCGAGGAACGCCGGGCCGAGGCAAGGGGAAGGGCGCGGACAAGGCCGCCGCAAAAGGTGCCGCGCCGCAGGGCCGCCAGGGCTCCGGGCGCGGCGGCCGGGCCGAGCGCGAAGCCGTCTCCCGGCCGGTCGGCGGCGGCGTGGCCGAGCTCATACCCGACCGCGAGCGCCCGCACGGCTGGACGCTGCTGATCGACGACGCCCCGCAGTCCCACGTGGACCTCGACGACCCCACGCACCTCGCGTTCGCCTACCAGCGCCGCCTCGGCCACATCATCGACCTCGCCGCACCCCCGCTCCAGCCGCTGCACGTCCTGCACCTGGGCGGCGGCGCCTTCACCCTCGCCCGGTACACCGCCGCGACCCGCCCCCGTTCCACCCAGCAGATCGTCGAGCTCGACGCGCCCCTCGTGCAGTTCGTCCGCGACCACCTCCCGCTGGACCCCCAGGCCCGTGTCCGGGTCCGGGCGGCCGACGCCCGCGAAGGGCTCGGCAGATTCCCCGACGGCTGGGCGGACCTGGTCATCGCCGACGTGTTCGGCGGAGCCCGTACCCCCGCCCACCTCACCTCCGCCGAATTCCTCGGCGAGGTACGCCGGGTGCTGAAGCCCGGGGGGCGCTACGCCGCCAACCTCGCCGACGGGCCCCCGCTCGCCCATCTGCGCGGCCAGGTCGCCACGGCCGCCGCCGTCTTCCCCGAACTGGCGCTGGCCGCCGACCCGGTGGTGTGGCGGGGCCGCCGCTTCGGCAACGCGGTGCTGCTCGCCTCGGCCCTGCCGCTCCCGGTCGCGGAGTTCACCCGGCGGGTGGCGGGCGATCCGCACCCCGGCCGCGTCGAACACGGCCGTGCGCTCACCGACTTCACCGGCGGTGCGGCCGTCGTCACCGACGCGGCGGCCAAGCCGTCGCCCGCGCCCCCGCCGTCGGTCTTCGAGAACCCGTGA
- a CDS encoding response regulator transcription factor, with product MASVLVVEDDQFVRSALIRHLSEASHTVRSVGTALEALREVAHFRFDVVILDLGLPDLDGAEALKMLRSITDVPVIIATARDDESEIVRLLNDGADDYLTKPFSVEHLSARMAAVLRRSRAAGSEAPPPRVIRVGGLSIDPLRRSAELDGAGLDLTRREFDLLAFLAGRPGVVVARRELLAEVWQQSYGDDQTIDVHLSWLRRKLGETAARPRYLHTLRGVGVKLQPPADAPAVEPPA from the coding sequence ATGGCAAGTGTGCTCGTGGTCGAGGACGACCAGTTCGTACGTTCCGCCCTCATCCGGCACCTCAGTGAGGCCTCCCACACGGTACGGAGCGTGGGCACCGCGCTCGAAGCGCTGCGCGAGGTCGCGCATTTCCGCTTCGACGTGGTCATCCTCGACCTCGGACTGCCCGATCTGGACGGCGCGGAGGCGCTGAAGATGCTGCGGTCCATCACCGACGTGCCCGTCATCATCGCCACCGCCCGGGACGACGAGAGCGAGATCGTCCGGCTGCTCAACGACGGCGCCGACGACTACCTGACGAAACCGTTCTCCGTCGAGCACCTCTCCGCCCGGATGGCCGCCGTCCTCCGCCGCTCGCGGGCCGCCGGGAGCGAGGCGCCCCCGCCCCGGGTCATCCGCGTCGGTGGGCTCTCCATCGACCCGCTGCGGCGCAGCGCCGAGCTGGACGGGGCCGGACTCGACCTCACCCGGCGCGAGTTCGACCTGCTCGCCTTCCTGGCCGGGCGGCCCGGGGTGGTCGTCGCCCGCAGGGAGCTGCTGGCCGAGGTCTGGCAGCAGTCCTACGGCGACGACCAGACCATCGACGTCCATCTGTCCTGGCTGCGCCGCAAGCTGGGCGAGACCGCCGCCCGCCCGCGCTACCTGCACACCCTGCGCGGCGTCGGTGTGAAGCTCCAACCGCCCGCCGACGCGCCCGCGGTGGAGCCGCCCGCATGA
- a CDS encoding HAMP domain-containing sensor histidine kinase, protein MRWALVKVCLAVTAMVVIAFAVPLGLVIREMASDRAFSDAERQAGTIAPTLSITTDREELTRAVLSTEPGDRGHLAVHVPAPDRARSEDTDAEGAADGPLDIGTRRAAPEDVETVRKAGRASITEVTGGFALLQPTALSTGEIAVVEVFVPEGEVSNGVATAWLMLAGVGLALIVGSVAVADRLGVRMVQPAQRLAGAAQDLGEGRLGTRVPEEGPTELRSAAVAFNSMADQVVQLLAHERELAADLSHRLRTPLTVLRLNAASLGEGPAAEQTRAAVEQLEHEVDTIIRTAREQAQTQGGQAEAGCDVSEVIRERMGFWSALAEDEGREVRLAGVDRTARIPVARPELAAALDALLGNVFRHTPEGTAFAVDVHHSGDAVIVLVSDAGPGIDDPEAALARGASGRAGARGSVGSTGLGLDIVRRVAESTGGDLRIGRSVLGGTEVRIWIGLHGDRPERGRRGHGRRVGRRVGRQRREQNRAAAESPH, encoded by the coding sequence ATGAGATGGGCCCTGGTCAAGGTCTGCCTGGCGGTCACCGCGATGGTCGTCATCGCCTTCGCCGTACCGCTCGGACTCGTCATCCGGGAGATGGCCAGCGACCGGGCCTTCTCCGACGCCGAACGCCAGGCCGGCACCATCGCCCCGACCCTCTCCATCACCACCGACCGCGAGGAGCTCACCCGCGCCGTCCTGTCCACCGAACCGGGCGACCGGGGCCACCTCGCCGTCCACGTCCCGGCCCCCGACCGGGCCCGGTCCGAGGACACCGACGCGGAAGGGGCCGCCGACGGGCCCCTGGACATCGGCACCCGGCGCGCCGCACCCGAGGACGTGGAGACCGTGCGCAAGGCCGGGCGGGCCTCGATCACCGAGGTCACCGGCGGGTTCGCGCTGCTCCAGCCGACCGCGCTGAGCACCGGGGAGATCGCCGTCGTCGAGGTGTTCGTCCCCGAGGGAGAGGTGTCCAACGGGGTCGCCACCGCCTGGCTGATGCTGGCGGGCGTCGGCCTCGCCCTGATCGTGGGCTCGGTCGCGGTCGCCGACCGGCTCGGCGTACGGATGGTGCAGCCCGCCCAGCGCCTCGCCGGGGCCGCCCAGGACCTGGGGGAGGGGCGCCTCGGTACCCGGGTCCCCGAGGAGGGGCCCACCGAACTGCGTTCCGCCGCCGTCGCGTTCAACTCCATGGCCGATCAGGTCGTCCAGCTGCTGGCCCACGAACGCGAGCTGGCCGCCGACCTCTCGCACCGGCTGCGCACCCCGCTCACCGTGCTCCGGCTGAACGCCGCGTCCCTCGGCGAGGGCCCGGCGGCCGAGCAGACCCGGGCTGCGGTCGAGCAGTTGGAGCACGAGGTCGACACGATCATCCGCACGGCCCGCGAACAGGCGCAGACCCAGGGCGGACAGGCGGAGGCGGGCTGCGACGTGTCCGAGGTGATCCGCGAACGCATGGGCTTCTGGTCGGCGCTCGCCGAGGACGAGGGCCGCGAAGTGCGCCTCGCGGGAGTCGACCGTACGGCCCGCATCCCCGTTGCCCGGCCCGAACTGGCGGCCGCGCTCGACGCGTTGCTCGGCAACGTCTTCCGCCACACCCCCGAGGGAACGGCCTTCGCCGTCGACGTCCACCACAGCGGTGACGCGGTCATCGTGCTCGTCTCCGACGCCGGCCCGGGGATCGACGACCCCGAGGCGGCCCTCGCCCGGGGCGCCAGCGGGCGTGCCGGGGCGCGGGGCTCCGTCGGCTCCACCGGCCTCGGCCTGGACATCGTGCGCCGGGTCGCCGAGTCCACCGGCGGTGACCTGCGCATCGGCCGGTCCGTCCTCGGCGGCACCGAGGTTCGGATCTGGATCGGGCTGCACGGCGACCGCCCCGAGCGCGGCCGGCGCGGCCACGGCCGCCGGGTGGGCCGCCGCGTCGGCCGGCAGCGGCGCGAGCAGAACCGGGCCGCCGCCGAGTCGCCGCATTAA
- a CDS encoding bifunctional aspartate transaminase/aspartate 4-decarboxylase, whose product MPKTSLSREEIRSYAQLSPFELKDTFIRIATDAQSGRPGQKGKTTRAMLNAGRGNPNWVATGPREAYHALGYFAISESRRVWTADNLGGMPEEAGCAERFDHFVRTHPELPGIELLKACVDLAVKRFGFDREAFLHELTDSSIGDNYPVPDRILRHTEEIVRGYVADEMFDHRPPEGQTLSLFATEGGTAAMCYIFDSLMKNGILAKGDRIALMVPVFTPYLEIPELDTYDFDVVHVEASLFTETGVRQWRYPEEEIAKLADPSIKLVCCVNPSNPPSLALSPRVCEQIVSVVGERNPNLIIVTDDVYGTFVEGFRSLAADLPRNTLLVYSYSKHYGATGWRLGVIALHDDNVIDAMLAEQDRAQKDRLGRRYGSLSLEPEKMRFIDRLVADSRQVALNHTAGLSLPQQVMMALFSLFDMLDEGQAYKHRIRAIVRQRLDLLLEGAHMKISEDPKRAAYYIELDLLAEAERTHGKPFADFLEQNYEPVDPLFRLAEQTSVVLLNGGGFDGPQWSVRVSLANLDDLDYLKIGHHLRAIFDAYAEEWRAGGAAGPSGV is encoded by the coding sequence ATGCCGAAGACCAGCCTCAGCCGTGAAGAGATCCGGTCCTACGCCCAGCTCTCCCCCTTCGAGCTGAAGGACACCTTCATCCGCATCGCGACGGACGCGCAGAGCGGCCGGCCGGGCCAGAAGGGGAAGACGACCCGGGCCATGCTCAACGCCGGTCGTGGCAACCCGAACTGGGTCGCCACCGGCCCCCGCGAGGCGTACCACGCGCTCGGCTACTTCGCGATCTCGGAGTCCCGGCGGGTGTGGACGGCCGACAACCTGGGCGGCATGCCGGAGGAGGCCGGGTGCGCGGAGCGCTTCGACCACTTCGTCCGAACGCACCCGGAACTGCCGGGGATCGAGCTGCTGAAGGCGTGCGTGGACCTGGCGGTGAAGCGGTTCGGCTTCGACCGGGAGGCGTTCCTGCACGAGCTGACGGACTCCTCGATCGGGGACAACTACCCGGTGCCGGACCGGATCCTGCGCCACACCGAGGAGATCGTGCGCGGCTACGTCGCCGACGAGATGTTCGACCACCGGCCGCCGGAGGGACAGACGCTGAGCCTGTTCGCCACCGAGGGCGGCACGGCGGCGATGTGCTACATCTTCGACTCGCTGATGAAGAACGGGATCCTGGCCAAGGGCGACCGGATCGCCCTGATGGTGCCGGTGTTCACCCCGTACCTGGAGATCCCCGAGCTGGACACGTACGACTTCGACGTGGTGCACGTGGAGGCGAGCCTGTTCACCGAGACCGGGGTGCGGCAGTGGCGCTACCCGGAGGAGGAGATCGCCAAGCTCGCGGACCCCTCGATCAAGCTGGTCTGCTGCGTCAACCCGAGCAACCCGCCCTCGCTGGCGCTCTCCCCGCGGGTCTGCGAGCAGATCGTGTCCGTCGTCGGCGAGCGGAACCCGAACCTGATCATCGTCACGGACGACGTGTACGGGACGTTCGTGGAGGGCTTCCGCTCGCTCGCGGCCGACCTGCCGCGCAACACGCTCCTCGTCTACTCCTACTCCAAGCACTACGGGGCGACCGGCTGGCGGCTCGGGGTGATCGCGCTGCACGACGACAACGTGATCGACGCGATGCTGGCGGAGCAGGACCGGGCGCAGAAGGACCGGCTCGGCAGGCGTTACGGATCGCTGTCGCTGGAGCCGGAGAAGATGCGGTTCATCGACCGGCTGGTGGCGGACTCCCGGCAGGTGGCGCTGAACCACACGGCGGGGCTCTCGCTGCCGCAGCAGGTGATGATGGCGCTGTTCTCGCTGTTCGACATGCTGGACGAGGGGCAGGCGTACAAGCACCGGATCCGGGCGATCGTCCGGCAGCGGCTCGACCTCCTGCTGGAGGGCGCGCACATGAAGATCTCGGAGGATCCGAAGCGGGCGGCGTACTACATCGAACTGGACCTGCTGGCCGAGGCGGAGCGGACCCACGGAAAGCCGTTCGCCGACTTCCTGGAGCAGAACTACGAGCCGGTCGACCCGCTGTTCCGGCTGGCCGAGCAGACCTCGGTGGTCCTGCTCAACGGCGGTGGCTTCGACGGCCCCCAGTGGTCGGTCCGGGTGTCGCTGGCCAACCTGGACGACCTGGACTACCTGAAGATCGGCCACCATCTGCGGGCGATCTTCGACGCGTACGCCGAGGAGTGGCGGGCGGGTGGCGCTGCCGGCCCGTCCGGAGTCTGA